One stretch of Nocardia fluminea DNA includes these proteins:
- the cmk gene encoding (d)CMP kinase, giving the protein MTGDSTLVVAMDGPSGTGKSSVSRRLAARLGARYLDTGAMYRVATLRVLRAGVELTDPAAIAETVAALPLSIGTDPSHEVIELDGEDVSQEIRGDAVTKAVSAVSAVAQVREQLVALQREIAAMAGRIVVEGRDIGTVVLTGADAKIYLTASAEARAQRRNAQNIREGRGDDYAAVLADVQRRDTLDSTRTVSPLRPAADAVLVDTSDLTMAQTIEELYRVVAQQLSATTGGPR; this is encoded by the coding sequence ATGACCGGTGACTCGACGCTCGTCGTCGCGATGGACGGTCCCTCCGGCACCGGCAAGTCCAGCGTGTCGCGTCGGCTCGCCGCGCGTCTCGGCGCCCGCTACCTCGACACCGGCGCCATGTACCGGGTGGCCACCCTGCGCGTGCTGCGGGCGGGAGTCGAGTTGACCGACCCGGCCGCGATCGCGGAAACCGTTGCGGCGCTGCCGCTGTCGATCGGCACCGATCCCAGCCACGAGGTCATCGAACTCGACGGTGAGGACGTCTCGCAGGAGATCCGCGGCGACGCCGTCACCAAGGCGGTCTCCGCTGTCTCCGCGGTGGCACAGGTGCGCGAGCAGCTCGTCGCCCTGCAGCGCGAGATCGCGGCGATGGCCGGCCGCATCGTGGTCGAAGGCCGCGATATCGGCACTGTCGTGCTCACCGGCGCCGACGCCAAGATCTACCTCACCGCCTCCGCGGAGGCGCGTGCGCAGCGGCGCAACGCACAGAACATCCGCGAGGGACGCGGCGACGATTACGCGGCCGTGCTGGCCGACGTGCAGCGTCGCGACACCCTCGACTCCACCCGCACAGTGTCGCCGTTGCGCCCCGCCGCCGACGCGGTGCTCGTCGACACCAGCGACCTGACGATGGCACAGACCATCGAGGAGCTGTATCGCGTGGTGGCTCAGCAGCTTTCGGCCACGACAGGAGGTCCGCGATGA
- a CDS encoding pseudouridine synthase has translation MNNSARRDGTPDRRNRSDQPRSGANRTSGNRGEGARTGQGGSRGAAPSRRGTGAGGFQRGNQTAARSAGSYQRDAESGGGGYQRDDRRGASTGGDRRGSSPGGYQRDDRRSAPAGRGASAGGYQRDDRRGASAGGDRRGPSAGGYQRGGSAGAGQRDDRRGTGAASGGGYPRGDVQRGGTAGQRSGASAGTQAFAARKKSTKPQKKVVAPTILNNAKPARHQYADVTEGPKKLPWGEGERLQKVLAKAGVASRRAAEEMIAAGRVEVDGKIVREQGLRIDAENAVVRVDGTRVVVRDELVHLVLNKPRGWQSTMSDDLGRPCVGDIIAERIAAGQRLFHVGRLDADTEGLLLVTNDGEMAHRLMHPSYEVPKTYLATVDGEVNYRLVGKRLREGVELEDGPAKVDKFMMLEANHGRSLVKLVLHEGRKHIVRRLLDEVGHPVIRLVRTHLGPVALGDQRPGTLRVLGRDEIGKLYEAVQL, from the coding sequence ATGAATAATTCCGCTCGCCGAGATGGCACACCGGATCGAAGAAATCGCAGCGACCAGCCCCGAAGTGGCGCCAACCGAACCTCGGGCAACCGTGGTGAGGGTGCGCGCACCGGGCAGGGTGGCTCTCGCGGCGCGGCTCCCAGCCGCCGCGGCACCGGCGCGGGTGGCTTCCAGCGCGGCAATCAGACAGCGGCTCGGTCCGCGGGCAGCTACCAGCGTGACGCCGAGTCCGGAGGCGGTGGGTACCAGCGCGACGACCGGCGTGGTGCGTCCACCGGGGGAGACCGTCGTGGCAGTTCGCCCGGCGGGTACCAGCGCGACGATCGGCGCAGTGCCCCGGCCGGTCGCGGCGCGTCCGCCGGTGGGTACCAGCGTGACGACCGTCGCGGCGCCTCCGCCGGCGGTGACCGTCGTGGCCCGTCCGCCGGTGGCTACCAGCGTGGCGGTTCCGCGGGTGCGGGTCAGCGTGATGACCGTCGCGGAACCGGTGCTGCCAGCGGTGGCGGTTACCCCCGTGGTGACGTACAGCGTGGTGGCACGGCTGGTCAGCGCAGCGGCGCATCGGCAGGCACGCAGGCCTTCGCCGCTCGCAAGAAGAGCACGAAGCCCCAGAAGAAGGTCGTCGCCCCGACGATCCTGAACAATGCCAAGCCCGCACGTCACCAGTACGCCGACGTCACCGAGGGTCCCAAGAAGCTTCCCTGGGGTGAAGGCGAACGCCTGCAGAAGGTCCTCGCCAAGGCGGGTGTGGCCTCGCGTCGCGCCGCCGAGGAGATGATCGCGGCCGGTCGCGTCGAGGTCGACGGCAAGATCGTGCGTGAGCAGGGTCTGCGCATCGACGCCGAGAACGCGGTCGTGCGCGTCGACGGCACCCGGGTCGTGGTCCGCGACGAACTGGTGCACCTGGTGCTGAACAAGCCGAGGGGCTGGCAGTCCACCATGTCCGACGACCTGGGGCGCCCCTGCGTCGGCGATATCATCGCCGAGCGGATCGCCGCTGGTCAGCGCCTGTTCCACGTCGGCCGTCTCGATGCCGACACCGAGGGCCTGCTGCTGGTCACCAATGACGGCGAGATGGCGCATCGACTGATGCACCCCTCGTACGAAGTGCCCAAGACCTACCTGGCCACCGTCGACGGCGAGGTGAACTACCGCCTGGTCGGTAAGCGCCTGCGCGAAGGCGTCGAGCTCGAAGACGGGCCCGCCAAGGTCGACAAGTTCATGATGCTCGAGGCCAACCATGGCCGTTCGCTGGTGAAGCTCGTGTTGCACGAGGGCCGCAAGCACATCGTGCGTAGGCTGCTCGACGAGGTCGGCCACCCGGTCATCCGGCTGGTGCGCACCCACCTCGGCCCGGTGGCACTGGGTGACCAGCGTCCCGGCACGCTCCGAGTGCTCGGCCGTGACGAGATCGGCAAACTCTACGAGGCGGTGCAGCTGTGA
- the scpB gene encoding SMC-Scp complex subunit ScpB produces the protein MTEAVAEFTSEPLDDLELRSALEAMLLVVDAPAPTEQLAAALDDTSERVETVLRAMSAELSARGSGIDLRFVGDGWRFYTRQEYAPYVERVLLDGARTKLTRAALETLAVVAYRQPVTRMRVSAVRGVNVDGVMRTLLARGLIAEAGQDPETNGTLYRTTELFLERIGLASLGDLPLLAPLLPGVDLIDEISESLETDPRFTRLKKPAESDMDLGTDD, from the coding sequence ATGACAGAAGCAGTGGCGGAATTCACCTCCGAGCCCCTCGACGACCTCGAACTGCGGTCGGCGCTGGAGGCGATGCTGCTCGTCGTCGACGCCCCGGCACCGACAGAACAGCTGGCAGCGGCCCTGGACGACACCAGCGAGCGCGTGGAAACCGTGCTGCGCGCGATGTCGGCGGAACTGAGCGCACGGGGCAGCGGCATCGACCTGCGTTTCGTCGGTGACGGTTGGCGCTTCTATACTCGACAGGAGTACGCGCCCTATGTCGAGCGGGTACTGCTCGACGGGGCCCGGACGAAACTGACCCGGGCCGCCTTGGAAACCTTGGCGGTAGTGGCCTATCGCCAGCCGGTGACCCGCATGCGGGTCAGCGCGGTCCGGGGAGTGAACGTCGACGGAGTGATGCGAACGCTGCTGGCCAGAGGCCTGATCGCGGAAGCGGGTCAGGACCCCGAAACCAACGGCACGCTGTATCGCACCACCGAGTTGTTCCTCGAACGGATCGGGCTCGCCTCGCTCGGCGACCTGCCACTGCTGGCGCCGCTGCTTCCCGGCGTCGATCTGATCGACGAGATCAGCGAGAGCCTGGAAACCGATCCCCGGTTCACCAGGCTGAAAAAACCCGCCGAGTCCGACATGGATCTCGGCACCGACGATTGA
- a CDS encoding segregation and condensation protein A has product MQAVPEDAVPAAEKSGFHLRLANFEGPFDLLLTLISSRKLDVTEVALHQVTDEFIAYTKALTAELAENTKLRADKILDQTTEFLVVAATLLDLKAARLLPSGEMTDADDLELLDARDLLFARLLQYRAFKQVAELLAELEAAALRRYPRSVALEEQFEGLLPEVTLGVDIAAFAEIAAAAFRPRPVAEVGLGHLHMHTISVAEQAELVLALLKQRGPGGWTTFAELVVDCTVPVEIVARFLALLELYRGKTIAFDQPDPLGPLAVSWLGELDPDEEAAALTFEEDYG; this is encoded by the coding sequence GTGCAAGCAGTACCCGAAGACGCGGTACCGGCCGCGGAGAAATCCGGTTTTCATCTGCGGCTCGCCAATTTCGAAGGGCCGTTCGATCTGCTGCTGACGTTGATCAGCTCGCGCAAACTCGATGTCACCGAAGTCGCGCTGCACCAGGTCACCGACGAATTCATCGCCTACACCAAGGCATTGACCGCCGAGCTGGCCGAGAACACGAAACTGCGCGCGGACAAGATTCTCGATCAGACCACCGAATTCCTCGTCGTCGCCGCCACTTTGCTCGATCTCAAGGCGGCGCGGCTGCTGCCCTCCGGTGAGATGACCGACGCCGATGATCTCGAACTCCTCGACGCGCGCGACCTGCTGTTCGCGCGACTGCTGCAATATCGGGCGTTCAAGCAGGTGGCCGAACTGCTCGCCGAGCTGGAGGCCGCGGCCCTGCGCCGGTATCCGCGCTCGGTGGCCCTGGAGGAACAGTTCGAGGGGTTGCTGCCCGAGGTCACCCTCGGGGTGGACATCGCCGCGTTCGCCGAGATCGCGGCGGCGGCTTTCCGGCCACGTCCGGTGGCCGAGGTCGGGCTCGGGCATCTGCACATGCACACGATCTCGGTGGCCGAACAGGCCGAGTTGGTGCTCGCCCTGTTGAAGCAACGCGGGCCGGGTGGCTGGACCACCTTCGCCGAACTGGTGGTCGACTGCACAGTGCCGGTGGAAATCGTGGCGCGGTTCCTGGCGTTGCTGGAGCTGTACCGCGGTAAGACCATCGCCTTCGACCAACCCGATCCGCTCGGGCCGTTGGCGGTGAGCTGGCTGGGTGAACTCGACCCTGACGAAGAAGCGGCGGCGTTGACCTTCGAGGAGGATTACGGATGA